From the Candidatus Marinimicrobia bacterium CG08_land_8_20_14_0_20_45_22 genome, the window ACCAAGCGCCGTCCCAGCCGAACTCCAGTAATTTTTCACTCAGCCGGGAAGCCTTAGCTAAATAATGTTCGGCTTTCTGTTCGTCACCCGCTTTCTTCAGCCAATCTGCAAAACGAATCAGGATATAATATAAAAAATGAATGACCCAGAACGATTCGCCTTTCATGTCGATGCCGGCGGCGCTGAGACCGTCATTCCAGTCGCCGCAACCAATTAGCGGAATACCTCTTTCGCTCAGGCGCTCCAGGGCAAAATCGATCGCCCGGGTACAGTGTTCGAGTACGGAACCACCAACGGGATCGTCATAATATCCGAACGATTGTTTCAGAAAATTACAGTCGTTGGTCTCTTCGAGATAACCCAGCGTCACAAACGGCAGCCACAGAAAATCGTCAGAGAAATTTGAGTCCATTCCGGTTTCGGTAATCGGGTGCCACCAGTGTAAAACATGTCCGTTTTTAAACTGGTGTTCGGCATGCAGGCCAATCTGGCGGGCGGTCAGATTCGGATCGCTATCCAGGAATATCTGACTATCCTGCAGTTGATCGCGAAAGCCGTAAGCCCCGCTTTGCTGATAATAAGCCGTGCGGGCCCAGAGCCGGCCGGAAATGGCCTGATATCTCAGCCATTTGTTGGTCAATAAATTCAGCGATTCGTCCGGCGTATCAACTTCGCTCCGGCTGAGCATATCCACCCAGAAAGCACGAACTTCCTGCAAGGCTTTATCTACGGAAGCAGAATCATTCAGCGCCGTGCGAAACTGATCCAGTTCTTCCAGATTCCCGGCCAAGCCGCATAAATAATGCATCCGGGTACTTTGACGGGCTTCAACCGTTAGAGGTACCGCCGATCCGGCGACCGCATCATAAGAAGTGCCCTGATGATGTGGCCGCGCTGATTCGTTCAGAAAAGCCGGGTTCTGCAAGGTTCCGAACTGGCCAATAAAGGTATCCTTGTCAAATTCAAAATCTGATATTGGCCGGCTGGCGGTCAGGAACCCGGTATACGGATAACTTTTATTCCAATGTCCGCACCCCGGAACGCCGATGTCCCAGAGTCGTTTGGTCGCCAGAACGGCATTCCGCTCACGGTCCAGGCGGGTTCCGATGAAGGTCTTATGAAATTCGCGATGATGATCGGCGCTGGAACCGAGACACCATTCAAAATAGGTAATCAGTTCGATGTGGCGTGTCCGGTCGGAAATATTTTCGACGTTAATATCCCAGACTTCCAGCGATTTCTCGAGCGGGATAAAAATGTTCAGGATGGTTCGGATACCTTTATATTCCGTCGTAAAGCGGGTGTATCCGAATCCGTGAGCACACTCGAACAATTCCGGCTCAGTGCGTAACGGGGACCAGGCCGGATTCCAAACCTCGCCGGTTTCCGTATCTTTCAAATAAATATATTTTCCCCAATCATCCCGAACCAAATCCTGATGCCAGCGGTTCAGGCGATTGAACTCCGAATGGTCCAACCAGCTGAAGCCGCCGCCGGCTTGCGAGATGGTCAGTCCATAACGCCCGTTGGAAATGACATTGATCCAGGGTTTCGGTGTCCGGGGCGTTTTGATCATATATTCGTCGCCATTTTCAGAAAAATAACCGTACTTCGTCTCAAATTTGCGCCGGCTGACCGGTCGTTTCTTTATCACTAAAATTCTATCTCCATTTCAAATTGCTGGACTCCGGCCAGGCGGCCGTAATCCGCATAAGCATAATTCACATTTAAAAACGAGTTTAACATTTTGCATCGCAAGCCGACGCCGGCAGTCAAACCCTGTTCGGCATTCTGCTGAAAAAGCGCTTGATAGCCGGTTCGCAGGAAGAGGATTTTACTCAAATCCCACTCAATACCCAGATTCACCTGTTCATTGTTGTCGTTGGGGTGAATCGCATCGATTTCGGCCACTATGTCGCCGACCGGAAATTCCGGAAGATTGACCGCCAGGCCGATGCGGAAGGTCAGCGGCAAGTCCCATTTGTCGGTTTCGTAATAGGCCGGAATGGATTCGTTGTCACCGGTCTCGCTGGCACTCTGATCGTAATAAATACGCAAATCCCGTCCCGTAAATTGCATTTCATTGCCGAAATTGGAAACCGAGGCACCAATTAATAGCCGGTTATTATCAGTGCGGTAAAGACTGCCGAAATCGAAGGCCAGACTGGTGGCGTCGCAATGCCAGATGCTTTCGCGAATATATTTTGCGTTGAAACCGACATTGAAAAAGTTGGTCAATTTTTTCGCGTAAGAAATGCCAATAGCCAGATCGCCGGCGGAAAACTGTTCACCGGTTCCCTCGGGCAATGCCACGGTGCGCACATCCATCAGGCCCATTGACAGCGAATTAAAGAAAAAGCCGAAGGTTCCGATCTTGTCCATCGGAAGCGCCACACCGGTGTAAGCAATCTCAGTATCGAGAAACCAATTGGTGTAGGACGCCAGGGCTTTCCGCTTTTGAAAATCGGCAATCACCGCTGGATTCCAGTAAAGCGCCGAGGCATCGTTGACCGAGGCCACC encodes:
- a CDS encoding glycosyl transferase family 36, coding for MIKKRPVSRRKFETKYGYFSENGDEYMIKTPRTPKPWINVISNGRYGLTISQAGGGFSWLDHSEFNRLNRWHQDLVRDDWGKYIYLKDTETGEVWNPAWSPLRTEPELFECAHGFGYTRFTTEYKGIRTILNIFIPLEKSLEVWDINVENISDRTRHIELITYFEWCLGSSADHHREFHKTFIGTRLDRERNAVLATKRLWDIGVPGCGHWNKSYPYTGFLTASRPISDFEFDKDTFIGQFGTLQNPAFLNESARPHHQGTSYDAVAGSAVPLTVEARQSTRMHYLCGLAGNLEELDQFRTALNDSASVDKALQEVRAFWVDMLSRSEVDTPDESLNLLTNKWLRYQAISGRLWARTAYYQQSGAYGFRDQLQDSQIFLDSDPNLTARQIGLHAEHQFKNGHVLHWWHPITETGMDSNFSDDFLWLPFVTLGYLEETNDCNFLKQSFGYYDDPVGGSVLEHCTRAIDFALERLSERGIPLIGCGDWNDGLSAAGIDMKGESFWVIHFLYYILIRFADWLKKAGDEQKAEHYLAKASRLSEKLLEFGWDGAWFRQGTKDNGELIGSQSNPEGKIYLNVQTWSVIAGSAPPAYQHKAMAAVVEHLMKPNGPLLLYPSYHEPDEYIGYLSRYAAGIRENGGVYTHAATWAIQAFARVNQDELAYRTYQGINPIQNGMEPDRYKAEPYVTPGNIDGPDSEHYGRGGWTWYTGSAAWLQKSIMEWILGIRAGLAGLIIDPHIPPEWPSYRVKRLFRGTLFDIQIKNESGKAGAVKRLIIDGKTIIGNVIPPGRKKTCRVEVTL